The Chiroxiphia lanceolata isolate bChiLan1 chromosome 4, bChiLan1.pri, whole genome shotgun sequence genome includes the window AGTTATGATTGCTGGAAGGTAGTGTTCACCTCTAAGCAGACGGAAGccagatattttaaaactaactGCAACAATTGACTTAAATATGGCCCTGTCTGAAGCCAAGTAAAATTATTCCATTGCCTTCACTGAgtttcagagcagcacagcagagagtGTTATAGCTCTAAATCTTGTGCTTTACAAAATACACCTATCACCCACACTTTGTAGATAGGGCATCTGAAGTGGAGTGAAATGATTTGCTGGAGTTCACTaagaacaacagcagcagagacaaaaatcAGACCACAAAGGTGTCTGTTCCCTCCCAGAACTTCTCATTGCTGTAGACTACGCCAGTCTCTGTCAGTCTCTACACACTCCTAGGTCTGCAGAAATGCTGCCGAGCACGTGCCAAATCACCTTTTGCTACAAAGTCCACTAATGGCACTGGCAAAAAGACCTATTCATTTCGGTGTCCTCTGCACAGAGCACTAAGGGAAAATCTGGAAACAAAGATGAATTGTCCCAGTCTGCACCAGTTCATGCAACAGTCATCAGAACAGCAGTGTAGGTACAAGTGAATGGAAAGAGTAGGACGCAGAAAACCAAATTGTAACCAAACCTTAGCAACTACAAGAGGAGTCCAGATTCAAAGCAGCTCCCAGTTTAATTTATCAAAATGCAGTTGCCAATGGGGAACTAAAAGGGGGTAAAAGCCTCCTGCTCATTTAATAGCCATTCTTCTGTCCTGGTGCTACAACAGCCAAGAGAGTTGCTTGACCCCCTGTGGTATTTCCTTCACCTTGGGTATTTCAGTTGTTTCATATATTTCAGTTGTTTCATAGAGAACACTtatgaacaaaataattaaataatacatATTCATTACAAGAGGGACAGTGTTAAATGACATCTTTAAATTGCATCGTGTCTTTAGactatttattttgctaaaaataacTCAAAATTGAACTGACTCatatatgctgaaaaaaaatcacaattaaaGTTATGTGATCCCAGTTTTGAGTTCTGTCATCTGGTCTCTCTGTATAGACAATTACAGCCACTATGAGAGTTCAGCAATTGGTAAACTGACTCCTTGCTAGGTCTGGTAGGTGATACATAATATAAAAGGCAGGTCACTGGTAGATCTGTATAAGAAATAGACTAGTTCGATTCTACTTGTGTGCTGTCTGGGATTAACCCTTTTTCTAGTAAGTTCTCTGTATCTGTTCACTGTGAAAAATTTGGTGAGCTGCAATTTATAGAACCTAAAAAATTAGTACTGTGACATCAAAACATAAATTGTTatgaaaacatatattttcttaaaactagAAATACTAAGAAATACACATAAtcaaatttttgtatttttataaaaagaaagcaaataaactgTGAATTTTAGCATTAGAAtccatgaaaagaaacaaatctatTTCAATATGAAAGTTATCTTCACAGTGCTTACAATTGCTTTCTGCCTTTGTCTCTCCCTTTGTTTGGCCCTTTCAGATTCCCGTTTTTCATACTCTTTGCGGTATTCTTCCCTCTTCAGCTTTTCATGCTGATATTCCTCATAGCTGTCATATCTAGGAAACATAACTTAGTCATTAAATCAAGCATCTGCATTTGTGACTGTAAAATTAAGGAAGGCTTTATTATCCTAGGTAAttagcaacaggacaagaggaaatggcctcaagctgcaccaggggaggttcaagTTGGACAcgaggaagaatttctccactgaaaggataattagacattggaatgggctgcccaggaaagtgtTGGAGACACCATtcctgaagtgttcaagaaatgactggatgtaGCACTTAGCGGTATGATTTAGTTGACATACTGGTCTTCAGTCAAAGACTGGACTCAataatcttggaggtcttttccagccttaatggtTCTACGATTATCTCTTGAGAATCAGCTGCAAAGTAAGACAAATGCAGGCCAAAGGCACTACCTGGGTCTGCGACTGTACGGTGATCTGGACCGCGATCTTGCACGTAAGGGAGAACTTCGGCATGCTTGTTGTCTACAGTGGCTGGACTCATAATAGCAACAAGATCTGCAGGAAGAAACACATTCACCTCTGTCATTCCATTTGAGTCTACTGACACTATTTTCTACCTCTTCCCTGAACTTACAATTTCTTCTAAGATACCAGTGGGATTTTCCAGTGACAGTCTGTGATCCTCTAGTCAACTAAGGGGCCTCAAGTGATTTCCTCTCCTCAGCCTTTCTGTAATGTTCCTTATTGAAGCTAACACAGAGCAGTCAGTCAGCCACTGCCAACTTCATCTGATAGAGGCTGCAGCTAGATTGGCACCAGGCAGCTCACAGATAATGGGAAAGGTTAGTTGCGTACATCTCTCATGAGTTGCTCTGCCTCTGACCTGGCTGGCTTCACTCAGAAAGTGTAAACTTGGCAAATTAAAGGATATTGTCAAGTGTTTCTGTAGCAAACCCGTAACCTTTAGAGTTAATCAGCTCAGAAGCAATAGAATGAGCTGCACTGGAATAAgttatttcttgttttttttctttccttccttttactTCCTTTATGTTTTTGCTGTTCTCCTTATTAACTACAATAATCATACATTAATTAATTTGCTATACCATACCTTGAAGAGGATCTACTACAGGGCGACCTTGATCTCGATCGGGAATATGGAGAACGGGAACAAGACCTGCGTTGAGGAAAGGACCTTGATCTAGACCGTGTCCTTTGGGATCTTTGAGAAAATAAGGATTTGGGTGGAGACACTGAATCTCTGCATGGAGAGTtaaaagaagagcaagaaggTGATACATCAAATAATGAATAGGCTTGTGTCCCATCCCAAGGGTAGCATAGTTTATCACTTTCATCTTCACTGTCATCAAACAGACCATCCATTGCTAGTCCTGAATTTATAAACATAGGTAGTTTGGAGAATTGTTCGTTACTGTAATCACTGTCCCTTAGTTCTCTGGTCTTATCTGCTTCTTCATCAAAAACAGCTTGGCTGGGGTGACCAAAATGCTTATTCAGTTCAGCCCGAATTTCCTGGTCTTGgagctgttttctgttattaCCATGGGATCCCTGCTTATTTGTCTGTAAAGTCTCTTTCTTGAAATACTGGTCTTGTTCTAAAGAAGAACAAATCTGACACTGCCACCCAGGTGAAGAATCCTTAAATTCTAGTTGTCTTGAGTCCTGAAGTTCCTGGGatattttaatgtgtatttctgattttgaatTCACAGATTGACAGTAGTCATGGTCACCAAACAGCCGCAAACTGGGCCGTTTTGTCTTTCTCTCCTCATGTCCACTGGACAGTACTGTAGTCTTGCTAAGCTGTGCATACAGCTCAGACTGTTCTGGACCCTTCTTGATTGGGTTATTTCCTTGAGAACCAGAAGACTCACTATAGCGGGGCTTTTTTGAAGGTGGTACAACAGTCTTGCATGATGACTTCGGCTTAGGTGAAGTCCTAAAAGGATTATCTTGGTTGGCTTTATGAGGAGGGGTCGTAGGTGGAGTTAGGCCTACAGGGATTAAAAGGAGGAACAGAATGTTTTtaagcacacacacagtgtTTATAAAGGTGGCTCATGTGCTTCTTAAAATAGATACAGAGTAAGACTCATTCTATGTCACTTTAAAACCACTAATACTGGGAATAAAAGTATTTAGGGTGTGAGACACCAAAGGTCTGGTAACAACAATAGGAACAATACTAATGCATTGCCATTAATCTTCAGCATCGTTTTtgcccctcccctccctcaaTGACATCCGCCCCTCTCTCTgtagattttgaaagaaaagattaagagagaaaaaccaaaagACGTTTTTGTTAAATATGAAGCAGATTTtgatgtaaaaatgaaaagtcaaaAGATTGGCACCATCAAAAACATAAAGAACTTAGCAGACAAGAATCTGGACAAAAGCAAGaccaagagaaataaatgagaacTACCAAAGGACGCAGAACTTGAATGTAAGGAAACACAGCCACCTTACAACTCAACAGCAATGACTCTTTGTCTCCACAGTTCATTAACAGAGAAAACCATTACTAATGTATGTATAATACATTCTTATAAGCATAACTAGTACATTTTGCCTGAAATACGGTTTTGCAACTTAAACCCAAATGAACAATAGTACAACCACAACTGTAATGAACCATCGCATTTAGAACTAAATATTAGTGAGAGCCATGCAGTACAGAGTTCAAATGACACAGGTAAGTATTCAAAGACTAAAGATACTGCTAACTACCAGGATTGTTTATATAACAAATAGATTATATCATTGTGGTGAGACAAAATTGCAGGAAGTTCTACAGCCCATTCCAGTAAAGCCTAGGAACCGAAGCAGTACATTCCAGTTATTTTTATAAGGATAGAATagaattttcaatattttctgtagaaatcATAGAATTTCTTCAGACTTTACAAAAGGATAACCCCGGACACCAGGGCAGAGTTAACAGCAAACAGCAGACGCTGTttaggaaataatttctcttcagGTATTAcattacatttgaaaaatttgCTTCTGTCCAACTGATACTAATGTAATTTAGTAATATATGCTTAAAATTTAACAAATTAGATGGAGATTAGGGAGTTCTAGATAAGCCAGACCATTCTTAAGCATCCCAGAGGTTCACGCTATCCAAGATTTCTTCTTCTAGCCCAAGCAATGAGCTTTCCATTACTTCCTTAGCAAGAATGAAAAGAGAGGGCAGACAAAGTTACAGGAAATGTGTGTTTCAAACATGCCTATAGagctttgttttgtatttttaaacatgcaACAGAGCTCAGCAGATCAATGCAAATGGAACATGTTTTATAGTGTTTTGctgtaaagaaggaaaagcGTCCATCAATGCATAGTGCTCCCTAAGGAGCGTAAATGGAGACTGGGAGTCCCACTGCATTAGCTGCAATgaatttcttccagaaaataagAAGATAGGAGTACTAAGGCATGAATACTTGATGTGAGAGAGATGCTTGATTTTGTCTGaatgtttggaaaaaatgttTACGAGCTACCCAAGGCTATGTGAAGACTTTGCCTAATGCCACAAAAGTCaaagaaactgaggaaaagaTTATGACATCTAAAACTGTAGTTACCTCAAATTtgaatttaataataaaaaaattttgtgCAAAGTCATCACCATTAAATGATTTCCTCTGAgtcctcaattttttttctttcttcccaaaaaTTCACTTGAGACAACCATATGTGTTTCACACCTTATCCACCTCCAGactgacaaatatttttgactACCAAATGAATTTTTGGTAAAATGAAGAGTCCTCTTCAAAATTCTGCAGTAGTAATTTCCAGGTTAAAACTTCAGGCTCAGATTGAACAAATACTGCAGAAAGCAACTTTATAGATAAAAAGCTTAGAACCGACACTTTTACTTATGAAACTACACAGATCACGAGAACCTCTGGGGTTAGTCACTGGTTTTTTGGAtgtacttttaaagaaagaatgaagCAAAAATACAATCACTCCACAATGAACAGGCATATTTAAGAATTTCATGCAAAGAAACCCCAGAGATAATccaatattcaaaataaaatattgtttcaaaCCACTTCTTTAAAGCTTGTCCCGgcagaaagcaagcaaaacacAGAGTACAACAATTTCCAAAAACCTGACAAGGAGTCCAACAATcttcagagaaagggaaaaaaaccccccaaatcctaccaaaaaacccctcacaaaAGTACAGACTGAGTTAAATTTACTGGCACTTCTCTTGCTGGCAGAACTGGGTTGGGGACAGCCTAACAAAGGGTTTCCTCATGGCATTCTggcttttttcctggttttcagcAGAAGCAGGAAGTGCACAGGCAAGTAGAAACCGATAAAAGTTGGAAAATGTTCATTAACTTTTGAACAAACCTACActgggggatggaggagggagcaAAGTTTTGAATTCATGTCACCTCTATGGAGTTCATCTCCATCATCTCCAATGCGTCCCATGACCAATCTTCAAACTGTGACTTCTGAGAAAACCAGTTGGCCGCACACGTGTTCATCTTCACTCTAACCCCTGGTAATCTTCACCAAGGGTCATGATCCCACATCAGTGGCATTGCAATATCCTATAACCATTGGATTATTTCACACTCACCGATTTCTCCCCCAATGTGTACATTTTAGCGTTGACAGTACAAGGTATATTCCGTACTCTCTCTTGAACTTAGCAGGTTTTGACAGATTTATAGAAGGACAGATGGCCATTACGGGCTGAAGGCTGACAAGAGGCAGTTCAGAGCATTGTTAACACACTTGCACAAACTCTCAGCAGTGCAGCGCTGTGCAGAATGTAATTCAGACTATAGCTTTTTTATTGCTGCctattttcttttgtcaaaAGAGCCTGCTGTGCACAGCAACAAATGGCTGCCATTACCCAGAATGTAATGGGTGTCAGACAAATCACGTAACACAAACAATCAAGAGTATGTAGGTCATATTTCAACGGAGCACAACCTTAGCAATATTTATGATTACTGCATTGAAATGTGCTCTATAATAAACAAGTACCTCTACATCACTCACACTTATGTACTTCTGCACAGCAAATCTGTTAGAAGTGGTACATACTCTACAATCATCCCCCCTaaacagccttttttctttttaaagtaaaaggcAAGTATTTTTTCATGACATGCTATGAAACCATTTTCTTTGTAGGGACTTTTCCTTAATTGAATAGCTTTGGTAAATGGTACGTTTGCACTTTGCCTTGCTCTGTCTATATACTACGAACTCACTCAGTGATCTTCTGCTTGAAAACAGTATACATCAAACTGTCAGCACTGCtgccaaagcagcagcatcctcccCGTGTCTGTGCAGCAAAAGGTGTTTGCATGTGTGCCAACTCTGCCACCTTGGCCACATGACTTCCTTCCAGAAAGTCTCTAGGAGAGCGAACTACGTTTGATACATTCCAAAACTCCACTACAAAAAACCCGTTAGTAACTCATTTAgctcagaagcagaaaataggGGAGTGCCTTTGCATATAAACGTGACATCTGGACTTCTTAGGTCTGATCTGCAATGCTGTTTTACGTAGACACAGACAGTTCTAAATCTCTGCTGTAACTTAGCATCAAATGTTTGATGACATTTATCGTGCTTTGAGGGAGCTGATAATTAATGTCTTTTGGGGAACGCAGCCCTGGAACCTTTCTACATGTGCACTGGGCTTTTGAGAGGCATTGAAAATGAATTCTTTCATACCTTTTATGTTTGAAAATGGATTGTCAAGGGAAACATTATTTAAGGTTACTTAAAACACTGAACACAAGATAACAGTTCAATTCAGTAGAAGAAGAGCTTTTGTGAGGTACAAGATTGTAGAAGCCaggaaaatacaataaaattaaataatcatcATATAATAAAAAACTACATGCTTGTTGAGTATTCAGTTTAATCCTGTGCTGCACAGAATAAACACAGATGCctgaaaatatcaaataatTTACTAGAATTTATTCCCTCTGGACAACTCTCCGTATCTCACATCTCATTTTATCTAAAGAAATCATTCAGAGGACAAAGAAGTTCTTATATGGCCGATTTTAAGTATTTGTTCTCACAAATAAGAGGTAATACAAATCTAGAGGTGGGCAAACTGAGGGTATCAGTATCCTCAAGGATGCTCATGAATTGCAATTCAAATCGATTGTGTTCATACAGccttttctgtcatctttttgGAGAAATCAAATTTTGCACCCAGGACTGGTGAGGAGTTTTATACTATGATAAATTACAGGGAACTGTGTGCAAATGAGAGACTTTTCACCAAGAGGGTAGAAATAGCCTTTCAGTTACTGATTGAGTCTTAGGCATGTAAACCAACTCCACGTACTTAAATGGTGGCTTTGAGTATTTAGGAGTGAACAGTTTAAGAAGacactgagaaaacagagagagataAATTAGAAGCCACGCCATCTAACATCTGGCATTCAGAAATTCGGCACAAAGTCTAATAcaatcaaaattttaaaacaatcatTGAGGAGGCTTTGATTGCCAAGAGAAACACTGCCAACTTTGAGAAGGTGAGTCATCCTCCTAGTTCCTGGGCTTGCAGGTGCCCCCTCAACCTGACTAGTAACAAAGGGCAAAGAGGTCACACAGAATAATCCCATGTTTCTGGAAAACATTAGAGAGGTTCATGCCCATGGCCTCTTAGCAAGGCACTGAcaaagcagctgcctgtggaAATAAACAGAGATGAACCTCTTCTGAGCCCCCTACTCAGAATGAGGCTCACCTGACACAGGAAGTTCATTCACTACATTATCATCGCCTAGGACTCCCTCCATATCATGATGTTCTGGTCCATTTTCCCTAGAATAACACTAGAAATCAGCTTCAGGAGTTGGGATTTTAGATAGCAATGGACTTATTCCTGTATCATAGGCCACTTACTTAAAGCATATTCAAAGAATTCCTATATGTGGTgtaaaaacactttaaaaaatatttgttccttGTAACTTGACAAATCAATGTTTTGACAGTTTTAGGGAGGACAGAATTACATTCATGACTAGTAACGAATCTGCTATAAAGCAAGATATAGCATTGGCAATAGAACAGTTTCAGTTTGACTTTAGATACATGAATCCAAAATGTGTGTGTGACGAAGATTGATGGCTCATGtgggaaatgcttttatttatttatttttctactctaGTTAATTCATCAGTGAGGGAAGCAATGTTGTTTTCAGCAGAGAGATCAAGGGAGCTgctatttatattaaaatactttgtgcTTCGATAGTGCAAGCGCACTGTTAATGGTCTTTTCAATTCGGTAGTGAGATCAAGGCAACTCctatttaaattataataaatagtGCTTGTACAGTGCAAGCTGCCCCATATAAGGACAATGAGCAATGTGGTTATCTGGATATAATTTGGAGTTGCCAGGGTCTCACTAAAGAACTTCAAGGTATTATCAATCACTACTgccactatttttttttttagttgtttttttttaactgaagtgGGTCCCAGTTCTGCCATGATTTACATACATATGTTATAAATTCTTTGGAACTCCAGGTTGTTTCTCTTATGTACTTTGCTTCTGGCACAAGCAGACTCAGGACATAAGACACTAGTGCAATACAAATGAGTTAAAAAGTAAGACATGCATCTTTTTAtagatttatataaatatatgaatataaaaataaaaatctatgtGTATGTGTAGGCAGAGATTAACACAGCTACTAAGTGATCACCTGAAACCTCCTCACCAGGTTGTGAAGACCAGAGCAAGTGCAACATGAAGTCCAAGAGCCACCATCACGTACACTGCTTGGTAAcactgccccagctccctggccACATACGTTCTACCAATTCTTACTTTTCCTGAATATCATCAGTTTATTTTCTAGCTAACCTCTATTTacttccagagggaaaaaaaatcatagaatcacagtaCAGCATTCCTGTTCACTGGATATGCATCCAGTTGTGCTGTTTTTCACAGCTTCTGATGCTTTTTATAATGCGCCAGTTCTCCTGGTTATATTGTCCAAGGAACTACaaagctgttttgtttcctcctctgtgCACAGCTGATGGAGCGGAATGAATTTGGTAATACCAA containing:
- the PPARGC1A gene encoding peroxisome proliferator-activated receptor gamma coactivator 1-alpha isoform X3; this encodes MPDGTPPTQEAEEPSLLKKLLLAPANTQLNYNECSGLSTQNHANTNHRIRTSPVVVKTENSWSNKAKSICQQQKPQRRPCSELLKYLTTNDDPPQTKPAENRNSSKEKCTSKRKPHLQSQTNHLQAKPTSLSLPLTPESPNDPKGSPFENKTIEQTLSVELSGTAGLTPPTTPPHKANQDNPFRTSPKPKSSCKTVVPPSKKPRYSESSGSQGNNPIKKGPEQSELYAQLSKTTVLSSGHEERKTKRPSLRLFGDHDYCQSVNSKSEIHIKISQELQDSRQLEFKDSSPGWQCQICSSLEQDQYFKKETLQTNKQGSHGNNRKQLQDQEIRAELNKHFGHPSQAVFDEEADKTRELRDSDYSNEQFSKLPMFINSGLAMDGLFDDSEDESDKLCYPWDGTQAYSLFDVSPSCSSFNSPCRDSVSPPKSLFSQRSQRTRSRSRSFPQRRSCSRSPYSRSRSRSPCSRSSSRSCCYYESSHCRQQACRSSPLRARSRSRSPYSRRPRYDSYEEYQHEKLKREEYRKEYEKRESERAKQRERQRQKAIEEHRVIYLGKIRPDTTRTELRDRFEVFGEIEECTVNLRDDGDSYGFITYRYTCDAFAALENGYTLRRSNEPDFELYFCGRKQFCKSNYADLDSNSDDFDPASTKSKYDSMDFDSLLKEAQRSLRR
- the PPARGC1A gene encoding peroxisome proliferator-activated receptor gamma coactivator 1-alpha isoform X4, with protein sequence MCLWLPAAWLKKLLLAPANTQLNYNECSGLSTQNHANTNHRIRTSPVVVKTENSWSNKAKSICQQQKPQRRPCSELLKYLTTNDDPPQTKPAENRNSSKEKCTSKRKPHLQSQTNHLQAKPTSLSLPLTPESPNDPKGSPFENKTIEQTLSVELSGTAGLTPPTTPPHKANQDNPFRTSPKPKSSCKTVVPPSKKPRYSESSGSQGNNPIKKGPEQSELYAQLSKTTVLSSGHEERKTKRPSLRLFGDHDYCQSVNSKSEIHIKISQELQDSRQLEFKDSSPGWQCQICSSLEQDQYFKKETLQTNKQGSHGNNRKQLQDQEIRAELNKHFGHPSQAVFDEEADKTRELRDSDYSNEQFSKLPMFINSGLAMDGLFDDSEDESDKLCYPWDGTQAYSLFDVSPSCSSFNSPCRDSVSPPKSLFSQRSQRTRSRSRSFPQRRSCSRSPYSRSRSRSPCSRSSSRSCCYYESSHCRQQACRSSPLRARSRSRSPYSRRPRYDSYEEYQHEKLKREEYRKEYEKRESERAKQRERQRQKAIEEHRVIYLGKIRPDTTRTELRDRFEVFGEIEECTVNLRDDGDSYGFITYRYTCDAFAALENGYTLRRSNEPDFELYFCGRKQFCKSNYADLDSNSDDFDPASTKSKYDSMDFDSLLKEAQRSLRR